The genomic segment GTTCGTTTTTCATTATCCTTATGATGATGGTGCCGTTAGTGCGGTTATGTCTTATGGCATTAAGTACGAGGTTGTTAATTAAAATCTCCGTAAGGGTGGGATTTCCGCTTATCAGCAGTTTTTCGGAAGTCTGCACATTTATTTCTATATTTTTAAGATTTGCCTGTTCAGTAAAAAAATCAAGGTGTTTTTCAATTTGCTCGTTAATCGAAATTGTATTTTTTTCAAGATAAATCTCGTGTTCAATTTTGGAAAGAAGAAGCAGGTTTTTGTTCAATCGGTTTAACTTGACCACATCCCTGCTTAACGATCCCAAAACCTTTGTCTGTTCCTTGTTGAGCTGCATCTGAAATAATACATCGATTTTGTTTTGGAACAGAGCAAGGGGCGTCTGGAGTTCATGCGCAGCATTCTCGACAAATTCTCGCTGGCTCTTATAAATGGCAGTATTCTTCTCTATGAGTGTTTCAAGGCTTTTATTGAGGCGTTCAAATTCATCGATGTCGGTTTCGACGAAATGAGGGGGTTTGCTTTTATCGATCTCAAATTCATGAATCTGATCCAGCGTATTATAGAACGGCTTCCAGCGTTTGGAAGCGGTTTTTTTTGATAGCCAGACAATGCCTATAAAAAGTATTACGATTATAAAAGTAAACATTCCGGCAATACTGTATACAAGGCGCTCCATTTCCAAGAGATGTATTTTCTCTGTATAGGTATATTTCCTGCCTGCAATTTCTACAGGTGCGTAAATGATGCGGAATGGTTCTTTCTCTTCCGCTATTGAGTCTTCCATCGTTGTCCCTACGATTGAGTCTCTGGTAATTCCCATGTCGGGCAGAATTGTAAAGTGCAGATTGAACCTGTTCCACGTTTTGATATCGTCAGTTGTAAAGTTCTTACTGCTCTGGTTAACAAAGGCATTTTTATGCTGCTGGAGCACTTCTTCGGTTTCATAAATATACAGCCACTGGCTTACGAAATAGAATATAGGCGCACAGACAAAAAGTGTAACGGCTGCCAGGGCAAGGAAATCCCGTGTTGTTTTATGCAGTAATTTATTTTTATTCATTTTCCCCATTTATATCCTTCACCGTAGACTGTTTTGATGTAGTCTCCAGATCCGGCTTTAGCCAATTTCTTTTTTAGATTCTTGATGTGCGCGTATATAAAATCGTGGCTGTCCAGCATATCGGCCATATCTCCTGAAATATGTTCTGCAATCGCCGCCTTGGAGAGTACCTTGTCATTATTTCCGACGAGGAAAAGTAGCAGGTTGAGCTCTTTTCTTGTCAAATCCACTTTTTCTTCATTTACAAGCACGGTCTTAGTGAAAATCTCAATGCGGATTTCCTTAAAGACAATTGAGTTGATCCCTTTAAAGTTCCTTCTTCTCACGAGCGCCTGCATCCTCACCAGAAGTTCCGCAAGGTGGAAAGGCTTAGTGAGATAGTCGTCCGCTCCCAGGCTGAACCCCTCAATTCTGGATTCGAGGGTTTCCTTGGCTGAAATTATAATAACCCCATCGGTCTTATCCTTGTTTCTGAGTTCCTTTAAAATATCAAAGCCATTGCCATCCGGCAGGGCCAGATCTAAAAGTATGCAGTCATAATCGTAATTATCGATTTTATGAACGGCCTGCACATAACTATGCACGGTTTCGCATTGGATACCGTTGTCCTTAAAATAACTTTTGATTATCTGAGCTATTTCCTGCTCGTCTTCTATAATTAGAACTTTCATATAAAAAATTAAATTACAATTGAAAAACAGATATATACTTAATAAATTTAAGAAATTTAAAAGAGACAGCTGCCCCTATTGAGATCTTAATTTAGAAACTACGGATCGGATTTTCCAAAACCACTAAGTTTACAATTCAATTTTGAATTAATCCTGAATTTTGCTTAATTTAGAGTGTTAATTTTTGAAATTATTTTGAAATTTTAGAATTAAAAGAAAAAGGCTATGTTTCTTACGATAGATCAGTATTTCATTTTATTTTGAGTTTCACAGTTTATGCTTAAGCATATATCCGGTACCTTTTATGGTATGGATTAACGGAACGGGGAAGGGTTTATCCAGCTTGTTTCTCAAGTAATTGATGTAAACATCAACGGTATTTGTAGCCATATTAAGTTCCATATTCCAAACAGCCTGCGCAATAGCGGTCCGTGATAATGCTTTTTCGCGGTTTTTCATCAGGAAAATCAAAAGTTTTAATTCCCTTGATGAAAGATTAAGCTGTTTTCCATCCCTTGAGGCGCACTGCTCTTTCATGTTTAATTCTATTCCTGCATATATCTGAAAATCTACTATGCCGCGCGAGAATTCGACACGGCGCAGCTGTGCATCAATACGTGCCAGA from the Flavobacterium sp. genome contains:
- a CDS encoding response regulator transcription factor, translating into MTRVLLAEDDHRIASLIKRGLEEHLFEVKHVAEGFQAIKEAVENTYDILILDIILPDIDGFRVSEVLRNQKILIPILIVSALSSPQEKVKGLKAGADDYLSKPFSFDELLARIDAQLRRVEFSRGIVDFQIYAGIELNMKEQCASRDGKQLNLSSRELKLLIFLMKNREKALSRTAIAQAVWNMELNMATNTVDVYINYLRNKLDKPFPVPLIHTIKGTGYMLKHKL
- a CDS encoding response regulator transcription factor — encoded protein: MKVLIIEDEQEIAQIIKSYFKDNGIQCETVHSYVQAVHKIDNYDYDCILLDLALPDGNGFDILKELRNKDKTDGVIIISAKETLESRIEGFSLGADDYLTKPFHLAELLVRMQALVRRRNFKGINSIVFKEIRIEIFTKTVLVNEEKVDLTRKELNLLLFLVGNNDKVLSKAAIAEHISGDMADMLDSHDFIYAHIKNLKKKLAKAGSGDYIKTVYGEGYKWGK
- a CDS encoding HAMP domain-containing sensor histidine kinase — translated: MNKNKLLHKTTRDFLALAAVTLFVCAPIFYFVSQWLYIYETEEVLQQHKNAFVNQSSKNFTTDDIKTWNRFNLHFTILPDMGITRDSIVGTTMEDSIAEEKEPFRIIYAPVEIAGRKYTYTEKIHLLEMERLVYSIAGMFTFIIVILFIGIVWLSKKTASKRWKPFYNTLDQIHEFEIDKSKPPHFVETDIDEFERLNKSLETLIEKNTAIYKSQREFVENAAHELQTPLALFQNKIDVLFQMQLNKEQTKVLGSLSRDVVKLNRLNKNLLLLSKIEHEIYLEKNTISINEQIEKHLDFFTEQANLKNIEINVQTSEKLLISGNPTLTEILINNLVLNAIRHNRTNGTIIIRIMKNELLVLNTGDDKSLPIDKLFNRFFNSGSSSKGNGLGLSIIKKITELSGWKINYSFYNGFHSFSIHF